One genomic window of Limnothrix sp. FACHB-406 includes the following:
- a CDS encoding DUF1565 domain-containing protein — protein MAMLRPQGIYQSRSAQTILALLLALPMVQGVATPLMAAEAVRAAGPEPIASTLPSNARILHVNPAMGADTAPSGSQRAPFRTIAYALSQAQPGDVVQLAPGTYSAATGETFPLMVPEGVTLRGDEAAEGKNTVIQGGGSFISPSFARQNAAVRVQRNTVLSGITVTNGNTRGTGVWVESANPVIRRSVFKGNHRDGIFVTGNAAPTIQNCLFHENKGNGIALTRAAGGEIRDNWFQATGFGLAIGGTANPLVVNNTIVNNQDGVVISDQARPVLRNNSIENNGRDGIVAILRARPDLGTSAAPGNNRIMGNGRFAVNNATGNAFSSIGNQMGRSRVFGL, from the coding sequence ATGGCTATGCTGCGCCCCCAAGGTATCTACCAATCCCGTTCGGCTCAAACCATTCTGGCTCTGCTGTTGGCTCTGCCGATGGTGCAAGGTGTTGCAACTCCGCTGATGGCCGCTGAAGCGGTGCGAGCCGCCGGCCCCGAGCCGATCGCCAGCACCCTGCCCAGCAATGCCCGCATCTTGCATGTGAACCCTGCCATGGGCGCGGACACGGCCCCCAGCGGTAGCCAGCGGGCCCCCTTCCGCACCATCGCCTACGCCCTCAGCCAAGCTCAGCCGGGTGATGTGGTGCAGTTGGCCCCGGGAACCTATAGCGCCGCCACGGGTGAAACGTTTCCGCTGATGGTTCCGGAAGGGGTGACTCTGCGGGGTGACGAAGCCGCCGAGGGCAAAAACACGGTCATTCAAGGGGGCGGTAGCTTCATTAGCCCCAGTTTTGCTCGCCAGAACGCGGCGGTGCGGGTGCAACGCAACACCGTCCTGAGTGGCATCACCGTCACCAATGGCAACACGCGCGGCACGGGCGTTTGGGTGGAGTCTGCCAACCCAGTGATTCGCCGCAGTGTGTTTAAGGGCAATCACCGCGATGGCATTTTTGTGACCGGGAACGCTGCGCCGACGATTCAAAACTGCCTGTTCCATGAGAACAAGGGGAATGGCATTGCGCTGACGCGGGCGGCCGGTGGGGAAATTCGTGATAACTGGTTCCAAGCAACGGGCTTTGGCCTGGCGATTGGGGGAACGGCCAATCCGTTGGTGGTGAACAACACGATCGTCAATAACCAGGATGGCGTGGTGATTTCTGACCAAGCGCGGCCGGTGTTGCGCAATAACTCGATCGAGAACAACGGGCGGGACGGCATTGTGGCGATTTTGCGCGCTCGCCCCGATCTGGGAACCAGCGCGGCTCCGGGCAACAACCGGATTATGGGGAATGGTCGCTTTGCGGTGAATAACGCCACAGGGAACGCCTTCAGCTCGATCGGCAACCAAATGGGCCGTAGTCGTGTCTTTGGCCTCTAG
- a CDS encoding RuBisCO accumulation factor 1, producing the protein MTDSFHRNPSQPFQAAKAGLAPEEVDRLLLQLRRKEGSWVEWGQACQKLQQSGLGPQKIFEDTGFEPIQQNQVIVGSQVYQTLLKLDAPEPVQEHFGRKGSDILYEMRVLSEDDRLSTAALVVERGLDFDEAREVVKAFKELTYLKQQPEGFAELPGDALAWQCWRSARQQTDLQSRSRLIAKGLRFAQTPEARAQLEKLLMDFTVVAPKSAPRMPVYRIDSDEEEPRLLAVAGQLPMPVAALRAVPLIESEGPFGMVRFSGEGAWVALPNWQVLRNAEDPIALLALPEQLPAALPDDRPESVMLVIDRADRTWRDDAFFAVADSDENLAFEWFDAEPERSLLGKLILVLRPKKGLDQDYAKELWQVDE; encoded by the coding sequence ATGACTGATTCGTTTCATCGCAACCCCTCCCAACCCTTTCAAGCGGCCAAGGCAGGCCTGGCTCCAGAGGAGGTTGATCGCCTGTTGTTGCAACTGCGGCGCAAGGAAGGATCGTGGGTCGAGTGGGGCCAAGCCTGCCAAAAGCTGCAACAAAGCGGTCTGGGGCCCCAAAAAATCTTTGAAGACACGGGCTTTGAGCCAATCCAACAAAACCAAGTGATTGTCGGATCCCAGGTTTACCAAACCCTGCTGAAACTGGATGCGCCGGAGCCGGTGCAAGAGCACTTTGGGCGCAAGGGCAGCGACATTCTGTATGAAATGCGGGTTTTGTCCGAAGACGATCGCCTTTCGACGGCAGCCCTGGTGGTGGAGCGGGGGTTGGATTTTGATGAGGCCCGCGAGGTGGTGAAAGCCTTCAAGGAATTGACCTACCTGAAACAGCAGCCGGAAGGATTTGCGGAATTGCCGGGGGATGCGCTGGCCTGGCAATGTTGGCGATCGGCCCGGCAGCAAACGGATCTGCAAAGTCGATCGCGCCTGATTGCCAAGGGGTTGCGGTTTGCCCAAACGCCGGAAGCTCGGGCCCAACTGGAAAAGCTGTTGATGGACTTCACGGTGGTGGCTCCCAAGAGTGCCCCCCGAATGCCGGTTTATCGGATTGATTCCGACGAAGAAGAGCCGCGCCTGCTGGCGGTGGCGGGCCAGTTGCCGATGCCTGTGGCGGCCTTGCGAGCTGTGCCCCTGATTGAGTCGGAAGGGCCCTTCGGCATGGTGCGGTTTTCGGGTGAAGGGGCTTGGGTGGCGCTGCCCAATTGGCAGGTCTTGCGCAATGCCGAAGACCCGATCGCCCTGTTGGCCTTGCCAGAACAGTTGCCGGCCGCCCTACCGGACGATCGCCCGGAATCAGTGATGCTGGTGATCGATCGAGCCGATCGCACCTGGCGGGATGATGCCTTTTTTGCGGTGGCCGATAGTGACGAGAACTTAGCCTTTGAATGGTTTGACGCGGAACCCGAGCGATCGCTCCTGGGTAAGCTGATTCTCGTCTTGCGGCCCAAGAAGGGTCTCGATCAGGACTACGCCAAAGAACTCTGGCAAGTGGATGAGTAG
- the nuoH gene encoding NADH-quinone oxidoreductase subunit NuoH, giving the protein MNQGIDLQSSFVQALADFGLPGDFARAVWIPLPLLLMLITATVGVLVVVWLERKISAAAQQRIGPEYAGPLGVLQPAADGLKLLFKEDIVPAKADPWLFTIGPALVVVPVFLSYIIVPFGQNVNITDLGLGVFLWIALSSIAPIGLLMSGYSSNNKYSLLGGLRAAAQSISYEIPLALAVLAIVMMSNSLSTVDIVDQQSGYGILGWNVWRQPLGFLIFWIAALAECERLPFDLPEAEEELVAGYQTEYAGMRFALFYLGSYVNLTLSALLVAVLYLGGWESPVSIEWLAGTLGLDLSAAWVQIIAAALGIVMVLFKTYLLVFLAVLLRWTVPRVRIDQLLNLGWKFLLPVALANLLLTAALKLSFPAFFGG; this is encoded by the coding sequence ATGAACCAAGGAATCGACCTCCAAAGCAGCTTCGTGCAAGCGCTCGCCGACTTCGGACTGCCTGGCGATTTCGCCCGCGCCGTGTGGATTCCGCTGCCGCTGCTCCTGATGCTGATTACTGCCACCGTCGGCGTGCTTGTCGTCGTGTGGCTTGAACGGAAAATTTCCGCCGCTGCCCAACAGCGGATTGGTCCCGAATATGCGGGGCCCCTCGGCGTGTTGCAACCGGCCGCCGATGGTCTGAAATTGCTATTTAAAGAAGACATCGTGCCGGCCAAGGCGGATCCTTGGCTGTTCACGATCGGGCCGGCGCTGGTGGTGGTTCCCGTCTTTTTGTCTTACATCATTGTGCCCTTTGGCCAAAACGTGAACATCACCGACCTGGGGTTGGGGGTGTTCCTGTGGATTGCCCTCTCCAGCATTGCCCCGATCGGGCTGTTGATGTCGGGCTATTCGTCCAACAATAAGTACTCCCTGCTGGGGGGCTTGCGGGCCGCTGCCCAATCGATTAGCTACGAAATTCCCCTGGCCTTGGCCGTGTTGGCGATCGTGATGATGTCCAACTCCCTGAGCACCGTGGACATCGTGGATCAGCAATCGGGCTACGGCATCCTGGGTTGGAATGTCTGGCGGCAACCGCTGGGCTTCCTAATCTTCTGGATTGCGGCCTTGGCGGAATGCGAACGGTTGCCCTTCGACTTGCCAGAAGCAGAAGAAGAACTGGTGGCCGGCTACCAAACCGAATATGCCGGGATGCGGTTTGCCCTGTTCTATTTGGGGTCTTACGTGAACCTCACCCTGTCGGCGCTGCTGGTGGCAGTGTTGTACCTGGGAGGGTGGGAATCGCCCGTCTCGATCGAATGGTTGGCCGGAACCCTGGGCTTGGATCTGAGTGCCGCTTGGGTGCAAATCATCGCCGCCGCCCTCGGCATCGTGATGGTGCTGTTCAAGACCTATCTGCTGGTGTTCTTGGCGGTGTTGCTGCGCTGGACGGTTCCCCGGGTGCGGATTGACCAACTGTTGAACCTGGGTTGGAAGTTCCTGCTGCCGGTCGCTCTGGCTAACTTGCTGCTGACGGCGGCCTTGAAACTCAGCTTCCCGGCCTTTTTCGGCGGCTAA
- the ndhI gene encoding NAD(P)H-quinone oxidoreductase subunit I, translated as MLNFLKKVSDYAGEAVQAAKYIGQGLSVTFDHMQRRPVTVQYPYEKLVPSERYRGRIHYEFDKCIACEVCVRVCPINLPVVDYEFNKATKKKELKSYSIDFGVCIFCGNCVEYCPTNCLSMTEEYELASFDRHDLNFDSVALGRLPYKVTNDPMVTPLREFAYLPSGVIDPHDLPAGSQRAGSRPEEILATLEKDKPES; from the coding sequence ATGCTGAACTTCCTCAAGAAAGTCAGCGACTATGCTGGCGAGGCAGTCCAAGCGGCCAAATACATCGGCCAAGGCCTGTCGGTGACGTTCGACCACATGCAGCGCCGCCCCGTGACGGTGCAATATCCCTACGAAAAGCTCGTGCCCTCGGAGCGTTACCGGGGTCGAATTCACTACGAATTTGACAAGTGCATTGCCTGCGAAGTTTGCGTGCGGGTTTGCCCAATTAACCTGCCCGTGGTGGACTACGAATTTAATAAAGCCACCAAGAAGAAAGAACTGAAGAGCTACAGCATTGATTTCGGGGTTTGCATTTTCTGCGGTAACTGCGTGGAATATTGCCCCACCAATTGCCTGTCGATGACGGAAGAATATGAACTGGCGAGTTTCGATCGCCACGATTTGAACTTCGACAGCGTGGCCCTGGGTCGTTTGCCCTACAAGGTGACGAACGATCCGATGGTTACGCCGCTGCGGGAGTTTGCCTACTTGCCTTCTGGGGTGATTGATCCCCACGACTTGCCCGCCGGATCCCAACGGGCCGGCAGTCGCCCGGAAGAAATTCTGGCCACCCTGGAAAAGGACAAGCCCGAGTCGTAA
- a CDS encoding NADH-quinone oxidoreductase subunit J, with protein MNLGESVQLGSFAILALMMLGSALGVVLAGNIVYSAFLLGLTFISMAGLYLLLNADFVAAAQILVYVGAVNVLILFGVMLVNKREDYVPAAGALLRQVVTALVCAGLFALLAAVVLTSPWQLATDFQTVESSIVTLAKHFFSDYLLPFEVASVLLLMAMIGAIVLARRDLLVDDPTTGQPTETELALPERPKELAATDR; from the coding sequence GTGAATTTAGGCGAAAGCGTACAACTGGGGTCATTCGCAATTTTGGCCCTGATGATGCTGGGTTCGGCCCTGGGTGTGGTGCTGGCTGGCAACATCGTCTACTCGGCCTTTTTGCTGGGGTTAACCTTCATCAGCATGGCCGGTTTGTATTTGCTGCTGAATGCGGATTTCGTGGCGGCGGCGCAAATTCTGGTCTATGTGGGCGCGGTGAACGTGCTGATCCTGTTTGGGGTGATGCTCGTGAACAAGCGCGAAGACTACGTACCGGCGGCCGGGGCCCTGCTGCGGCAGGTGGTGACGGCGCTGGTTTGTGCGGGGTTATTTGCCCTGTTGGCGGCGGTGGTGCTGACCAGTCCTTGGCAGTTGGCTACGGATTTCCAAACGGTGGAATCCTCGATCGTCACCTTGGCCAAGCATTTCTTTAGCGATTACCTGTTGCCCTTTGAAGTGGCTTCGGTGTTGCTGCTGATGGCGATGATTGGGGCGATCGTCCTGGCGCGTCGCGATCTGCTGGTGGATGACCCCACCACGGGCCAACCGACGGAAACGGAATTGGCGTTGCCGGAGCGGCCGAAAGAATTGGCCGCCACCGATCGCTAG
- the nuoK gene encoding NADH-quinone oxidoreductase subunit NuoK: MQLEYFLLLAAALFCTGIFGLVTSRNAIRVLMSIELMLNAVNLNLMAFSNYLDPQGIKGQVFAVFVITIAAAEAAVGLAIVLSIYRNRDTIDMEQFNLLKW, from the coding sequence ATGCAACTGGAATATTTTTTGCTATTAGCGGCGGCGCTATTTTGCACCGGAATTTTTGGCCTGGTCACCAGCCGAAATGCAATTCGGGTGTTGATGTCGATCGAGCTGATGCTCAACGCTGTGAATTTGAACCTGATGGCCTTTTCTAACTATCTCGATCCCCAAGGGATCAAGGGTCAGGTGTTCGCGGTGTTTGTGATTACGATCGCGGCGGCCGAAGCGGCTGTGGGTTTGGCGATCGTCCTGTCGATTTACCGCAACCGCGACACGATCGACATGGAGCAATTCAACCTTTTGAAGTGGTAA
- a CDS encoding RluA family pseudouridine synthase yields the protein MSEPWTDETDEKDHSLDLSRNPARDPSLDPLLDPSADPGMDLTELEAADESNLATYACTADRSERLDRFLAAQWPNLSRSRFQKLIEAGQVQVNDAPCTNKHGEVKSGDRIVVTIPPDRPLSLEPQAIPLDILYEDSQVIVINKPAGMVVHPAPGHPDGTMVNALLAHCKTLPGMEMPSINGVQRPGVVHRLDRDTTGAIMFAKTDLANQHLQAQLRYKVAQRTYLGIVYGAPRDDRGVVDLPIGRHPVDRKKQAIVPVEKGGRKAITHWFIEERLGNYTLIRFELQTGRTHQIRVHSAELGHPIVGDPVYGSGRSIGVNLPGQALHAWKLRFQHPLNYEWIDTEAPLPEHFQTLLEVLRRRSGPVF from the coding sequence GTGAGTGAACCTTGGACGGACGAAACGGACGAAAAGGATCATTCCCTGGATTTATCGCGAAATCCAGCGCGAGACCCATCGCTCGATCCGTTGCTCGATCCGTCGGCAGACCCTGGAATGGATCTCACGGAGCTGGAAGCGGCGGACGAAAGCAACTTGGCGACCTATGCTTGCACAGCCGATCGCTCGGAGCGGCTCGATCGCTTCCTGGCGGCTCAGTGGCCCAATTTGTCTCGATCGCGCTTTCAAAAGCTGATTGAAGCGGGCCAAGTGCAGGTGAATGATGCGCCCTGCACCAACAAGCATGGGGAGGTGAAATCGGGCGATCGTATTGTGGTGACCATTCCGCCCGATCGACCCCTGAGCTTGGAACCCCAGGCGATCCCGCTGGATATTTTGTATGAAGACTCGCAGGTGATTGTGATTAACAAACCAGCGGGCATGGTGGTGCATCCGGCTCCGGGGCATCCGGACGGCACGATGGTGAATGCGCTCTTGGCCCACTGCAAAACCCTGCCGGGGATGGAAATGCCGTCGATTAATGGCGTGCAGCGGCCGGGGGTGGTGCATCGGCTCGATCGGGACACCACGGGCGCAATTATGTTTGCCAAAACCGACTTGGCGAACCAACATCTACAAGCCCAGTTGCGCTACAAGGTGGCCCAACGCACCTATTTGGGGATTGTCTATGGTGCGCCTCGGGATGATCGGGGGGTGGTGGATCTGCCGATCGGGCGGCATCCGGTCGATCGCAAAAAACAGGCGATCGTCCCCGTTGAAAAAGGCGGTCGCAAGGCGATTACCCATTGGTTCATCGAAGAACGCTTGGGCAACTACACCCTAATTCGCTTTGAGCTGCAAACGGGTCGCACCCACCAAATCCGTGTCCACAGTGCCGAACTGGGCCACCCGATCGTCGGGGATCCGGTCTATGGCTCGGGCCGCAGCATTGGGGTGAATTTACCGGGGCAGGCGCTCCATGCTTGGAAACTCCGGTTTCAGCATCCCTTGAACTACGAATGGATTGATACGGAAGCGCCCTTACCGGAACATTTCCAAACGCTGCTGGAGGTGCTGCGTCGTCGATCGGGGCCGGTGTTTTAG
- a CDS encoding phosphate-starvation-inducible PsiE family protein, whose protein sequence is MRRSAKSFSLNRLVRWMIRASYHDREFLKLADGIEGIISRALSLATIMVIIVATVDLILLLSGQLFRSPLGFFNSSLQEIFGSLLSILIALEILENITAYLRKHVVQVELVVATSLTAVARKIIILDLSKIDGLELIGLGLAIVALSASYWLIRQANQQPPSINPYHSSDHDPDESSDHETDRLPITNRPAPAAMVVDQMVADPVTPDLGPDARPDRPADPSSPPPPQV, encoded by the coding sequence ATGCGCCGTTCTGCTAAATCTTTTTCTCTCAATCGATTGGTACGTTGGATGATTCGGGCCAGCTATCACGATCGGGAATTTTTGAAACTGGCCGATGGCATTGAAGGGATCATCTCTCGGGCCCTGTCCCTAGCCACGATCATGGTGATCATCGTGGCAACCGTGGATTTAATTCTGTTGCTTTCTGGGCAATTATTCCGATCGCCCCTAGGCTTTTTCAACTCATCTCTGCAAGAGATCTTTGGCTCACTGCTCAGTATCCTCATTGCCCTAGAAATTCTAGAAAACATCACCGCCTATTTGCGCAAACATGTGGTGCAAGTGGAGTTGGTGGTGGCGACTTCTCTCACCGCCGTCGCCCGAAAAATCATCATTCTGGATCTATCCAAAATTGACGGTCTAGAGCTAATTGGGCTGGGGTTGGCCATCGTGGCCCTTTCCGCCAGCTATTGGCTCATTCGACAGGCCAACCAGCAACCGCCATCCATTAATCCCTATCATTCCAGCGATCACGATCCTGACGAATCCTCAGATCACGAAACGGATCGCCTACCCATCACAAATCGCCCCGCGCCGGCCGCCATGGTGGTAGATCAGATGGTTGCGGATCCGGTGACTCCCGACTTGGGCCCCGACGCACGGCCCGATCGCCCCGCAGACCCCTCCAGTCCGCCGCCGCCTCAGGTCTAA
- the ffh gene encoding signal recognition particle protein: MFDALAERFESAWKKLRGQDKISSANIQDALKDVRRALLEADVNLQVVKQFIADVETRAQGAEVVSGVNPGQQFIKVVYDELAALMGESNEPLTQAETAPTIVLMAGLQGAGKTTATAKLALHLRKEKRSTLMVAADVYRPAAIDQLKTLGKQIDIPVFDLGADISPVEIARQGVEKAKAEGFDTVLIDTAGRLQIDEAMMGELVQIKDTVQPHEILLVVDAMIGQEAANLTKAFNDAVGITGAILTKMDGDARGGAALSIRQISGQPIKFIGTGEKVEALQPFYPDRMASRILGMGDVLTLVEKAQEAVDLSDAVKMQEKILTAQFDFDDFLKQTRLMKSMGSLAGMVKLIPGLGGKIKAEHLEEGEARLKVAESAIKSMTLEERRNPDLLASTPSRRRRIARGSGLKEEDVSSLVSDFQKMRTLMQQLGSGQMGFPGMGGMNPFGGMNPFGGMGGGMGGMGGGNPMGLGNPMGQMPAPGFRGYNNPNVAKKKKKPGKKKKGFSDL, from the coding sequence ATGTTTGACGCTCTTGCCGAACGCTTTGAATCCGCCTGGAAAAAACTTCGTGGCCAGGACAAAATTTCCAGTGCCAACATCCAAGACGCGCTCAAGGACGTGCGGCGGGCACTGCTAGAAGCCGACGTGAACTTGCAAGTGGTCAAGCAGTTCATTGCCGATGTGGAAACCCGGGCCCAAGGGGCCGAAGTGGTCTCCGGCGTGAACCCCGGCCAGCAGTTCATCAAGGTGGTTTACGACGAACTAGCCGCCTTGATGGGTGAAAGCAACGAACCCCTCACCCAAGCGGAAACGGCCCCCACGATCGTGCTGATGGCCGGCTTGCAAGGGGCTGGGAAAACCACCGCCACCGCCAAGCTGGCCCTGCACCTGCGCAAGGAAAAGCGATCGACCCTGATGGTGGCCGCCGACGTGTACCGGCCCGCCGCGATCGACCAGCTCAAAACCCTCGGCAAACAGATCGACATCCCCGTGTTTGACTTGGGAGCCGACATCAGCCCCGTGGAAATTGCCCGCCAAGGGGTCGAAAAAGCCAAGGCCGAAGGCTTTGACACCGTGTTGATTGACACCGCTGGTCGCCTGCAAATTGACGAGGCAATGATGGGCGAGCTGGTGCAAATCAAAGACACCGTGCAACCCCACGAAATCCTGTTGGTGGTGGATGCCATGATCGGTCAGGAAGCCGCCAACCTGACCAAAGCCTTTAATGATGCGGTGGGGATCACAGGTGCGATCCTGACCAAAATGGACGGCGACGCGCGGGGTGGGGCAGCCCTTTCGATTCGGCAAATTTCTGGCCAGCCGATCAAATTCATCGGAACCGGCGAGAAGGTCGAAGCCCTGCAACCGTTCTATCCCGATCGGATGGCCTCCCGCATTTTGGGCATGGGCGACGTGCTGACCCTGGTGGAAAAAGCCCAGGAAGCTGTGGACTTGTCCGATGCGGTCAAGATGCAGGAAAAAATCCTCACGGCCCAATTCGACTTTGACGATTTCCTGAAGCAAACCCGCTTAATGAAGAGCATGGGATCGCTCGCGGGCATGGTGAAGCTGATCCCCGGCTTGGGCGGCAAAATCAAAGCCGAACACCTGGAAGAAGGGGAGGCCCGCCTCAAGGTGGCCGAATCGGCCATTAAATCCATGACCTTGGAAGAGCGCCGCAACCCAGATTTGTTGGCCAGCACCCCCAGCCGCCGCCGCCGGATTGCTCGCGGTTCCGGCCTCAAGGAAGAGGACGTGAGCAGCCTGGTGTCCGACTTCCAAAAGATGCGTACCCTAATGCAGCAATTGGGGTCGGGGCAAATGGGCTTCCCGGGCATGGGCGGCATGAACCCCTTTGGGGGCATGAATCCCTTTGGCGGTATGGGCGGTGGCATGGGCGGCATGGGTGGCGGTAACCCCATGGGTCTGGGTAATCCGATGGGGCAAATGCCTGCACCGGGTTTCCGAGGCTATAACAATCCCAATGTGGCCAAGAAAAAGAAAAAGCCCGGCAAGAAAAAGAAGGGGTTCTCGGATCTTTAG
- a CDS encoding tellurite resistance TerB family protein, with product MPRHLPAKADSDLIDLTPEEAIIAIGLITMIVDESVEDIEAELLADVAAEFELFEDYSDDELVEIVDKVVAASEASDVQTLLGSALTVVTQNEDLAEIALITAILIVAADGEVPESEEDYLNELQTALGVSDERANEIVEALFSDEEDFEEDEEEEEA from the coding sequence ATGCCTCGTCATCTGCCTGCGAAAGCGGATTCCGATCTGATTGATTTAACACCTGAAGAGGCAATCATTGCGATCGGGTTAATCACCATGATCGTTGATGAGTCCGTCGAAGACATCGAGGCCGAATTGCTGGCCGATGTTGCAGCGGAATTTGAACTGTTTGAAGACTATTCCGATGACGAACTCGTCGAGATAGTCGATAAAGTGGTTGCAGCCTCGGAAGCCTCCGATGTGCAGACCCTCCTGGGCAGTGCCTTAACAGTGGTCACCCAAAATGAAGATTTGGCAGAAATTGCCCTAATCACCGCCATTCTGATCGTGGCCGCCGATGGCGAAGTCCCCGAATCAGAAGAGGACTACTTGAACGAGTTGCAAACGGCGCTGGGCGTTTCTGACGAGCGTGCCAACGAAATCGTCGAGGCTCTCTTCAGCGATGAAGAGGACTTTGAGGAAGACGAGGAGGAAGAGGAAGCCTAG